In the genome of Ancylomarina subtilis, one region contains:
- a CDS encoding RagB/SusD family nutrient uptake outer membrane protein produces the protein MKNKFIYALVGLGLFNASCSESWLDENPSDKLSSEGSVQNVSQAQYAVDGIYNQMTDDEYYNGDYICNFDVMADDMRVTQSGRLDTYYDYSFYTESSDATMWERPYEALKNTAALMAVIDDIAVEGDDEIAARNDIKGQALALRGLIHFDLVKTFGKAYTHAGGPAALGVPIVTDVVQFDAKPARNTVEEVYTQVISDLKEGISLLKKDVNLGHINKAAAQAILARVYLYKGDMANALTYAEEVINNSGIKLMPRDKYISEWAANGMSESLFELVNSSEDTGGGYETVGYLSDPNGYGQFAASDDFIAKLQAAPYDVRSQLLAKDELSSDEKGDRMGRILKFPGKPDQPAYTTNTRVIRLSEVYLIAAEAALGTDKTKAANYLNAVIERAYPTEDVLDTDGTTILFNHLTDIPTVTAANITLSSVLEERRLELVSEGHRFFDLVRNNMTIVRGSDYWGTLNKTIEMSFHKIVQPIPRIELDANPNMKQNPGYDS, from the coding sequence ATGAAAAATAAATTTATATACGCATTAGTAGGTCTAGGTCTGTTTAATGCATCTTGCTCGGAGTCTTGGTTAGACGAGAATCCAAGTGATAAGTTATCTTCTGAGGGAAGTGTACAGAATGTTAGTCAGGCACAATATGCAGTTGATGGTATTTATAATCAGATGACTGATGACGAGTACTATAATGGTGATTATATCTGTAACTTTGATGTTATGGCTGATGATATGAGAGTGACTCAGTCAGGTCGTTTAGACACCTACTATGATTATTCTTTTTATACAGAAAGTTCTGATGCAACTATGTGGGAGCGTCCTTATGAGGCTCTAAAAAATACTGCAGCTTTAATGGCTGTTATTGATGATATTGCTGTTGAAGGTGATGATGAGATTGCTGCAAGAAATGATATTAAAGGACAAGCTTTAGCATTAAGAGGGCTTATTCACTTTGATTTAGTTAAGACTTTTGGTAAGGCTTACACTCATGCAGGAGGTCCTGCAGCACTTGGTGTACCAATTGTAACTGACGTAGTTCAGTTTGATGCTAAACCTGCTAGAAATACAGTTGAGGAGGTTTATACACAAGTTATTTCTGACTTAAAAGAAGGTATTTCTCTTTTGAAAAAAGATGTCAATCTAGGCCATATTAATAAGGCTGCTGCTCAAGCTATTTTGGCTAGAGTATACCTTTATAAAGGTGATATGGCTAATGCATTAACTTATGCTGAGGAAGTAATCAACAATTCAGGTATAAAATTAATGCCTCGCGATAAATACATTTCTGAGTGGGCTGCCAATGGTATGTCTGAGTCTTTATTCGAACTAGTAAACTCTTCTGAAGATACAGGTGGAGGCTATGAGACTGTAGGATATTTATCAGATCCTAACGGATATGGTCAGTTTGCAGCATCTGATGATTTTATTGCTAAACTACAGGCTGCCCCTTATGATGTTAGAAGTCAGTTACTAGCTAAAGATGAGCTGAGTTCTGATGAAAAAGGTGACAGAATGGGACGTATTCTTAAATTCCCTGGAAAACCAGATCAACCTGCTTACACTACGAATACTCGTGTTATCCGTCTGTCTGAGGTTTATTTAATTGCTGCTGAAGCTGCTTTAGGTACAGATAAAACTAAAGCTGCAAATTATTTGAATGCTGTAATTGAAAGAGCTTATCCAACAGAGGATGTTCTTGATACTGACGGAACTACAATCCTATTTAATCATTTAACTGATATTCCTACGGTAACAGCTGCAAATATTACTTTGAGTTCAGTTCTTGAAGAAAGACGTTTAGAGTTAGTTTCGGAAGGTCATAGATTTTTTGACTTAGTTCGTAATAATATGACTATTGTTAGAGGTAGCGATTATTGGGGAACACTAAATAAGACAATTGAAATGTCTTTTCATAAGATTGTTCAACCAATTCCTAGAATTGAATTGGATGCCAATCCTAATATGAAACAAAATCCAGGTTACGATAGTTAA
- a CDS encoding SusC/RagA family TonB-linked outer membrane protein, producing MKKNLFSMLVLCLIGLQSLMAQGREVSGIVTSADDGLSIPGVSVIIKGTTIGTTTDFDGKYTISVPEEGQTLVFSFVGMKTTELLANTDVINLVMESESIGMDEVMVVAYGVTKKSSFTGSAASVDAEKMTSTPVTSFEKALSGNVPGLQVSSASGQPGASSEIRIRGIGSFSANQNPLYVIDGVPVTTSSTGMKQTGEEGETMTPLSTINPADIASVTVLKDAAASSLYGSRAANGVIVITTKQGKSGKTKINFSTSHGITDLAMDNYETVSGEDFIMLQREAMTNTAIDKKGLKGTAVTDYVDANMAEYYPTPADGKFSDWDDALLRKGEIHNYELSASGGTEKTTFFASISANQTDGVAKNSDMERITGRVNLTHNLNDKLTFTTNLSFGSVKQNIALGGSYYANPFASARIFLLPTDKIYNADGSMTKQSEFGFYNMAREFSLNERSSETWRNSINSSVQYKIVEGLTFKSTFAYDWINTDNLSYSSPESRAGEGNKGEVWQNNRKRKVMTSSNILTFDKTINEDHHFNVLAGYEIEEENRFSMTAEGYNVPVGLKVNNAAAKPNGTSGYDDTAKLLSYLAKVDYDFMNRYYASASIRRDGSSKLGTDERWANFWSVSGSWRASEEAFLSDLDWLDDLKLRASYGTNGTLPDDWYGHMGLYAVEAYNFQPALDYSQVANPNLSWEESKNLNLGIDFRFMDRYSGGFEYFVKTTESMLMEVPLSRVTGFEDMWQNIGEMENKGWEFTFNADVLRDSELKWDVSFNMSHYSNEITKMNNGEAIFDFPYIRKEGEAYNSFYLRDWAGVNSANGAAQWYIIEDGHRVKNDDGTYKVTENPSEAAKTIVGKADPDLTGGINNSFSYKGFNLSFLLNFSIGGDIYNSATATMESDGNTDYSGIMKTQLDRWQKPGDKSPNPKRYWGADTKSNWNSSRRLLENDYLRLKSLTLGYNLPSEVVNKLSLSNVKFYCTGTNLLTFSSQDVVDVEQPVHGSTTYEIPTVKTVTFGVNVSF from the coding sequence ATGAAAAAAAATCTATTTTCGATGTTAGTCCTATGTCTTATAGGGCTACAGAGTCTTATGGCTCAAGGTCGAGAAGTTTCAGGTATTGTGACATCAGCTGATGATGGACTATCAATTCCTGGAGTTTCTGTAATTATCAAAGGTACAACTATTGGTACAACTACCGATTTTGATGGAAAGTACACCATTTCTGTTCCAGAAGAAGGACAAACTCTTGTTTTCTCATTCGTAGGAATGAAAACTACTGAATTGCTAGCCAATACAGATGTCATTAATTTGGTAATGGAGTCTGAGTCTATTGGTATGGACGAGGTTATGGTTGTTGCTTATGGAGTAACAAAGAAGTCAAGTTTTACCGGTTCTGCTGCATCAGTTGATGCTGAAAAAATGACTAGTACGCCTGTGACTTCTTTCGAGAAAGCTTTATCAGGAAATGTTCCAGGACTTCAGGTTTCAAGTGCCTCTGGTCAACCAGGTGCTTCTTCAGAGATTCGTATTCGTGGTATTGGTTCTTTTTCTGCTAACCAGAATCCTTTATACGTAATTGATGGTGTACCAGTAACGACATCTTCAACAGGTATGAAACAAACAGGTGAAGAGGGAGAGACAATGACTCCACTTTCGACAATCAACCCTGCAGATATTGCTTCTGTTACTGTTTTGAAAGATGCGGCTGCTTCTTCTCTTTATGGATCTCGTGCTGCAAATGGTGTAATTGTGATTACTACAAAGCAGGGTAAATCAGGGAAAACAAAAATTAATTTCAGTACTTCCCATGGTATCACTGACTTGGCAATGGATAATTACGAAACCGTAAGCGGTGAGGATTTTATTATGCTTCAGCGTGAGGCTATGACCAATACTGCCATTGATAAAAAGGGATTAAAGGGGACGGCTGTTACTGATTATGTTGATGCCAATATGGCTGAGTATTATCCAACACCTGCAGATGGTAAGTTTTCTGATTGGGATGATGCTTTGTTAAGAAAGGGTGAAATTCATAACTATGAATTATCTGCTTCGGGTGGTACTGAGAAAACAACTTTCTTTGCTTCAATTTCTGCTAACCAAACTGATGGAGTAGCTAAGAATTCTGACATGGAACGAATCACTGGTCGTGTTAATCTTACTCATAACCTTAATGATAAATTAACTTTCACTACTAACCTATCTTTTGGTTCTGTTAAGCAAAATATTGCCTTAGGTGGTTCTTATTATGCTAACCCATTTGCTTCTGCTCGTATTTTCTTGTTGCCAACAGATAAGATTTATAATGCTGATGGAAGTATGACTAAACAGTCAGAGTTTGGATTTTATAACATGGCTAGAGAGTTTAGTTTAAATGAGCGTTCTTCTGAGACTTGGAGAAACAGTATTAATTCATCAGTACAATATAAAATTGTTGAAGGTTTGACCTTTAAGTCTACTTTTGCTTACGATTGGATTAATACTGATAACTTGAGCTATTCTTCTCCCGAATCTCGTGCCGGTGAAGGAAATAAGGGTGAGGTTTGGCAAAACAACCGAAAGAGAAAGGTGATGACATCATCTAATATTTTAACTTTTGATAAAACAATAAATGAAGATCACCATTTTAATGTTTTAGCTGGTTACGAAATAGAAGAAGAGAACCGTTTTTCAATGACTGCTGAGGGGTATAATGTGCCAGTTGGTTTGAAAGTTAATAATGCAGCTGCAAAACCTAATGGAACTTCTGGATATGACGACACAGCCAAGCTACTTTCTTATTTGGCTAAAGTTGATTATGATTTCATGAACAGGTATTATGCATCGGCTAGTATTCGTCGTGATGGTTCTTCTAAATTGGGAACTGATGAGCGTTGGGCTAATTTCTGGTCTGTATCAGGATCATGGAGAGCTTCTGAAGAGGCGTTTTTATCTGATCTTGATTGGTTGGATGACCTGAAATTACGTGCCTCTTATGGTACAAATGGTACACTTCCTGACGATTGGTATGGTCATATGGGACTTTATGCAGTTGAAGCATACAACTTTCAGCCTGCTTTAGATTATTCTCAAGTTGCTAATCCTAATTTATCTTGGGAAGAAAGTAAAAATTTAAATCTTGGTATAGATTTCCGTTTTATGGATAGATATTCTGGTGGTTTCGAATATTTTGTTAAAACTACTGAATCTATGTTAATGGAAGTACCTCTTTCTAGAGTAACAGGTTTTGAAGATATGTGGCAAAACATTGGTGAAATGGAAAATAAGGGTTGGGAATTCACATTCAATGCTGATGTACTTCGTGATTCAGAATTGAAATGGGATGTTTCTTTTAACATGTCTCATTATTCCAATGAAATTACCAAAATGAATAATGGTGAAGCAATTTTTGATTTCCCATATATCAGAAAAGAAGGGGAAGCTTATAATTCTTTCTATTTGAGAGATTGGGCTGGAGTGAATTCTGCTAATGGTGCCGCTCAATGGTATATTATAGAAGATGGTCATCGAGTTAAGAATGATGATGGTACATATAAGGTTACTGAAAATCCTTCTGAGGCAGCTAAAACTATTGTAGGTAAAGCTGATCCAGACTTGACTGGAGGTATTAACAATAGCTTCTCTTATAAAGGCTTCAACTTGAGTTTCTTATTGAATTTCTCAATTGGAGGTGATATTTATAATTCAGCGACTGCGACAATGGAGTCTGATGGTAATACTGATTATTCAGGAATTATGAAAACCCAACTAGATAGATGGCAAAAACCAGGTGATAAATCACCTAATCCTAAACGTTACTGGGGAGCTGATACTAAGTCTAATTGGAATTCTTCTCGACGTCTTTTAGAAAATGATTACTTAAGATTAAAGTCATTAACTCTAGGGTATAACTTGCCTTCTGAAGTGGTTAATAAATTGTCTTTATCTAATGTTAAATTTTACTGTACTGGAACCAACTTGTTAACATTCAGTTCTCAGGATGTAGTTGATGTTGAACAGCCTGTTCATGGGTCTACTACTTATGAAATTCCTACAGTGAAAACTGTTACTTTCGGTGTTAACGTTAGTTTTTAA
- a CDS encoding lipid-binding protein, whose amino-acid sequence MKKLLYILVVGLIGLTACNDDIEIWDSAVLDYSGTYVVDLTDVDGNVHHDMIEIYNTAANVENEVIIDDHNGTIELRSKFSLDGDFSNFKSKSIDFADLALNENAIADAKPETAPTGLDQTASPETWYIKAAITEGKILPKGMTTEAGNVADSIYMKVVLYSGTVNFKSASVPTEYRANPDVEEFEWVFVDVAHDATKDETVVISGNRYTGFPEDD is encoded by the coding sequence ATGAAGAAATTATTATATATACTTGTGGTAGGTCTTATTGGATTGACTGCTTGTAACGATGACATTGAAATTTGGGACAGTGCTGTTCTTGATTATTCAGGTACTTATGTTGTTGATCTTACTGATGTTGATGGCAATGTTCATCATGATATGATCGAAATTTATAATACAGCTGCTAATGTAGAGAATGAAGTTATCATTGACGATCATAATGGAACAATAGAGTTGAGATCTAAATTTTCATTAGATGGTGATTTCTCTAACTTTAAATCAAAATCGATTGATTTTGCTGATTTAGCTTTAAATGAAAATGCAATTGCTGATGCTAAGCCTGAAACGGCTCCAACAGGATTGGATCAAACAGCATCTCCTGAAACTTGGTATATTAAAGCTGCTATTACTGAAGGTAAGATTTTACCAAAAGGAATGACTACTGAAGCTGGTAATGTTGCGGATAGCATCTATATGAAGGTTGTATTGTACAGTGGTACCGTAAACTTCAAAAGTGCTTCTGTTCCTACAGAGTATAGAGCTAATCCAGATGTGGAAGAGTTTGAGTGGGTGTTTGTTGATGTAGCTCATGATGCAACAAAAGATGAAACTGTTGTTATTTCTGGAAATCGTTATACAGGTTTTCCTGAAGATGACTAA
- a CDS encoding BT_2262 family domain-containing protein, with amino-acid sequence MRKYIMLWAIISSLCFFTACDEYDTEDISVEYSLDLTEGSNLIVQLGDPYSEPGYKAIYAGSDVTDKVVVEGAVDPNTVGLYMVEYSYTIPNGETISLEREVIVADMSITTDISGTYVTQEGTHRIRKGVRTDYSETEVVIKQIAPGFFSVSNLIGGYYSDHVGYGDRYAASGYIQLKEDNSIAILSSLVPGWGDSLSALDNAAYTPADNTIYWEAGYAGMVFYVNMKMKEE; translated from the coding sequence AAAATATATAATGTTATGGGCTATAATTTCATCGCTATGCTTCTTTACAGCTTGTGATGAATATGATACTGAAGATATTTCGGTAGAGTATAGTCTTGATTTGACAGAGGGATCAAATTTAATAGTTCAGTTAGGTGATCCTTATAGTGAACCAGGATATAAGGCAATTTATGCTGGATCTGACGTAACTGATAAAGTTGTAGTTGAAGGAGCTGTTGATCCTAATACGGTAGGATTGTATATGGTTGAGTATTCTTACACGATTCCTAATGGAGAAACTATTTCGCTTGAGCGTGAAGTGATTGTTGCAGATATGTCTATTACTACTGATATCTCTGGAACATATGTAACTCAGGAAGGTACACATAGAATCCGTAAAGGTGTAAGAACAGACTATTCTGAAACTGAAGTTGTAATTAAACAAATCGCACCTGGATTTTTTAGTGTATCTAATTTAATTGGGGGATATTATTCTGACCATGTTGGTTATGGTGATAGATATGCTGCGTCTGGTTATATTCAATTGAAAGAGGATAATTCAATAGCTATACTTTCTAGTTTGGTTCCAGGATGGGGTGACTCCTTAAGTGCTTTAGATAACGCTGCATATACTCCTGCTGATAATACGATTTATTGGGAAGCTGGATATGCTGGTATGGTTTTTTATGTAAACATGAAAATGAAAGAGGAATAA